From the Manis pentadactyla isolate mManPen7 chromosome 7, mManPen7.hap1, whole genome shotgun sequence genome, one window contains:
- the ATG9B gene encoding autophagy-related protein 9B → MVRRMGWGGSRGQMGRWGDLGPGSVPLLPAPLPPLPPSPRRGHGGGRVSFSLSPSSHTRSSLPSVSPVAPGPLCPVVQAPGASQTRPSALPTPATAPTQALPLMSPISAPPSLDSYSTPPLGSETPLPSCRCPQDPPGLRIGPLIPEQDYEQLEDCDPEGSQDSPLHGEEQQPLLHVPEGLRGSWHHIQNLDSFFTKIYSYHQRNGFACIFLEDVFQLGQFVFIITFTTFLLRCVDYNILFANQPNNGTRRGLLHSKVTLSDVILPSSQCAQRIRSSSLLVFLLILAAAFWLFQLLRSVCNLFSYWDIQVFYREALHIPPEELGSVPWAEVQSRLLALQRSGGLCVQPRPLTELDVHHRILRYTNYQVALANKGLLPACCALPWGGSVAFLSRGLAFNVDLLLFRGPFSLFRGGWELPDAYKRSDQRGALAAHWRRTVLLLAGVNLALSPLVLAWQVLHAFYSHVELLRREPGALGVRRWSRLARLQLRHFNELPHELRARLARAYRPAAAFLRAAAPPAPLLALLARQLVFFSGALFAALLMLTVYDEDVLAVEHVLTAMTVLGVTATVARSFIPDEQGRGRCPKLLLQAALAHMHYLPEEPGAAGRDGAYPQMARLLQYRAVSLLEELLSPLLTPLFLLFWFCPRALEIIDFFHHFTVDVAGVGDICSFALMDVRRHGHPQWLSEGQTEASQSQRAEDGKTELSLMRFSLAHPQWQPPGHSSKFLGHLRGRVQQDAATWGATSVHSPPTPGVLSDSSSPLPEAFLANLLVHPLLPPRDLSPTAPCPVAATASFLASISRITQDPGCVSPGGTGGQKLAQLPELASAEMSLHAIYLHQLHQQQQQELWGEASASSLSRPWASPSQTLSPDEEKPSWSSDGSSPATSPRQQWRTQRTQNLFPGRFQETTDTQKEPGQASSTD, encoded by the exons ATGGTGAGGCGAATGGGCTGGGGGGGGAGCAGGGGGCAGATGGGGCGGTGGGGAGATCTGGGGCCTGGATCAGTGCCCCTCCTCCCCGCGCcactgcctcctcttcctccttctccacgACGAGGGCACGGGGGAGGGAGGGTCTCCTTCTCTCTGTCCCCTTCCTCTCACACAAGAAGCTCTCTGCCGTCAGTCTCTCCTGTGGCCCCGGGGCCCCTGTGCCCAGTGGTGCAGGCCCCAGGGGCCTCTCAGACTCGCCCcagtgccctccccaccccagccaccgCCCCCACACAGGCACTACCCTTGATGTCACCCATCTCTGCTCCCCCATCCTTGGATTCCTACTCCACCCCACCCCTGGGCTCGGAGactcccctgccctcctgccGATGCCCCCAGGATCCTCCTGGGCTGCGGATAGGCCCTCTGATCCCTGAGCAGGATTATGAGCAGCTGGAGGACTGTGACCCCGAGGGGTCCCAAGACTCACCTCTCCATGGGGAGGAGCAGCAGCCCCTCCTTCATGTGCCTGAAGGGCTCCGAG GCTCCTGGCACCACATCCAGAACCTGGACAGCTTCTTCACCAAG ATCTACAGCTACCACCAGAGGAACGGCTTTGCCTGCATCTTCCTGGAGGACGTCTTCCAGCTCGG ACAATTTGTTTTCATCATCACCTTCACAACCTTCCTCCTTCGCTGTGTGGATTACAACATTCTCTTTGCCAACCAACCAAATAATGGGACAAGACGTGGGCTACTCCATAGTAAAGTGACCTTGTCAGATGTGATCCTACCTTCTTCCCAGTGTGCCCAGCG GATCCGCTCCAGCTCCCTGTTGGTCTTCCTTCTGATCCTAGCTGCGGCCTTCTGGCTGTTCCAGCTGCTTCGCTCAGTCTGCAACCTCTTCAGCTACTGGGACATCCAGGTGTTTTACAGGGAGGCCCTACACATCCCCCCG GAGGAGCTCGGTTCCGTGCCCTGGGCGGAGGTGCAGTCCCGCCTGCTGGCGCTGCAGAGGAGCGGGGGTCTGTGCGTGCAGCCGCGGCCGCTGACCGAGCTGGACGTCCACCACCGCATCCTGCGCTACACCAACTACCAGGTGGCGCTGGCCAACAAGGGCCTGTTGCCCGCCTGCTGCGCGCTGCCCTGGGGAGGCAGTGTGGCCTTCCTCAGCCGCGGCCTGGCGTTCAACGTCGACCTGCTCCTCTTCCGCGGGCCCTTCTCTCTCTTCCGCGGCGGCTGGGAGCTGCCCGACGCCTACAAGCGCAGCGACCAGCGGGGCGCCCTGGCCGCGCACTGGCGGCGCACGGTGCTGCTGCTGGCCGGCGTGAACCTGGCGCTGAGCCCGCTGGTGCTGGCCTGGCAGGTGTTGCACGCCTTCTACAGCCACGTGGAGCTGCTGCGCCGCGAGCCCGGCGCGCTGGGGGTGCGCCGCTGGTCCCGCCTGGCCCGCCTGCAGCTGCGCCACTTCAACGAGCTGCCGCACGAGCTGCGCGCGCGCCTGGCCCGCGCCTACCGTCCAGCCGCCGCCTTCCTGCGCGCCGCCGCGCCCCCAGCGCCCCTGCTCGCGCTGCTGGCCCGCCAGCTTGTCTTCTTTTCCGGCGCCCTCTTCGCCGCGCTGCTCATGCTCACTGTCTACGACGAGGATGTGCTCGCAGTGGAGCACGTGCTCACTGCCATGACTGTGCTCGGGGTCACGGCCACCGTGGCCAG GTCCTTCATTCCTGATGAGCAGGGCCGCGGTCGTTGCCCGAAGCTCCTGCTGCAGGCGGCGTTGGCCCACATGCACTACCTCCCCGAGGAGCCCGGCGCTGCCGGCCGGGACGGCGCTTACCCGCAGATGGCGCGGCTGTTGCAATACCGAGCG GTCTCCCTCCTGGAGGAGCTCCTGTCCCCTCTCCTCACCCCGTTGTTTCTGCTCTTCTGGTTTTGCCCTCGTGCCCTGGAGATTATTGACTTTTTTCATCACTTCACGGTGGATGTGGCTGGAGTTGGGGACATCTGTTCCTTTGCCCTTATGGATGTGCGGCGTCATGGCCACCCTCAG TGGCTCTCCGAGGGACAGACAGAAGCCTCACAGTCGCAGCGAGCGGAGGATGGGAAGACCGAGCTCTCCTTGATGAGGTTCTCCCTGGCCCACCCACAATGGCAGCCCCCGGGGCACAGCTCCAAGTTCCTGGGGCATCTCCGGGGCCGGGTACAGCAAGATGCAGCCACCTGGGGTGCCACCTCTGTTCACAGCCCTCCCACCCCTGGGGTGCTCAGCGACTCTTCCTCACCTCTG CCTGAGGCCTTCCTGGCCAACCTCTTGGTGCACCCCCTCCTGCCTCCACGGGACCTGAGTCCCACAGCCCCCTGCCCAGTTGCAGCCACAGCCAGCTTCTTGGCCTCCATTTCCCGCATTACTCAGGACCCAGG TTGTGTGTCTCCAGGAGGAACTGGGGGCCAGAAGCTGGCCCAGCTCCCAGAGCTTGCTTCTGCTGAGATGAGTCTCCATGCCATCTACCTGCACCAG CTCCATCAACAGCAGCAACAGGAGCTGTGGGGTGAGGCTTCAGCCTCCTCTCTGTCCAGGCCCTGGGCCAGCCCCTCACAGACACTCTCGCCTGATGAGGAGAAGCCATCCTGGTCGAGTGATG GATCCAGTCCTGCCACCAGCCCCAGACAGCAGTGGAGAACCCAGAGGACCCAGAATCTGTTCCCTGGGAGGTTTCAGGAGACTACAGACACCCAGAAGGAGCCTGGCCAGGCTTCTAGCACTGACTGA